In a genomic window of Gossypium arboreum isolate Shixiya-1 chromosome 7, ASM2569848v2, whole genome shotgun sequence:
- the LOC108484083 gene encoding dehydration-responsive element-binding protein 3-like — MGDSLNSETESSTVSNNSSPSSSPYGKRLGTELIPDPKREKRPRDNSKHPVYRGVRMRAWGKWVSEIREPRKKNRIWLGTFSTPEMAARAHDVAALSIKGNSAILNFPELAESLPRPASNSPRDVQAAAAKAAAMEFLSNKNNSVDDATSSSDSTSSSSNVDDMSSTPEELSEIVELPSLGTSYESAESGNEFVYVDRFDGWLFNPCGIPWYYEENYGYFGDETSMQIQDSLITNGFSPLLWDH, encoded by the coding sequence ATGGGTGACTCACTGAACTCGGAAACTGAGTCTAGCACGGTTAGTAACAACTCGTCTCCTTCATCGTCACCATATGGAAAAAGATTGGGTACTGAGTTAATACCCGACCCGAAAAGGGAAAAGCGTCCGAGAGATAATAGTAAGCATCCGGTTTACCGTGGGGTCCGAATGAGGGCTTGGGGTAAATGGGTATCCGAAATCCGAGAGCCCCGAAAAAAGAACCGGATCTGGCTAGGTACTTTCTCCACACCCGAAATGGCAGCACGAGCACATGACGTGGCGGCTTTGAGTATCAAAGGTAACTCGGCGATCCTTAACTTCCCTGAACTCGCTGAGTCGTTGCCTCGTCCGGCTTCCAACTCGCCGCGTGATGTACAAGCAGCCGCCGCTAAAGCTGCCGCAATGGAGTTCTTGAGTAACAAAAACAACAGCGTCGACGATGCCACGTCATCTTCGGATTCAACGTCGTCATCGTCGAATGTGGATGATATGTCATCGACACCGGAAGAGCTGAGTGAGATAGTGGAGCTGCCGAGTTTGGGGACGAGCTATGAGTCGGCTGAGTCAGGGAACGAGTTCGTGTACGTGGACCGCTTCGATGGGTGGCTTTTTAATCCTTGTGGTATCCCTTGGTATTATGAAGAAAATTATGGGTACTTTGGGGATGAaacttcaatgcaaatacaagaTAGTCTCATTACAAATGGGTTTAGTCCTTTACTATGGGATCATTAA